The segment TCGAAAAAGAGTTCCCGAACTTCAAGTTCAACATCGCTCTCTCGGACGCGATGCCGGAAGACAACTGGACCGGGCTCAAAGGTTTCATTCACCAGGTGCTCCTCGAAGAGTACTTGAAGAACCATCCGGCTCCGGAAGATATCGAGTACTACTTGTGCGGTCCGCCGATGATGAACCAGGCGGTCTTCAAGATGCTCGACGACCTCGGCGTTCCGCCAGAAAATATCGCCTACGATGACTTCGGCGGCTAAACGAAAACTCGAAATGACCCTGGGAGCGGCGGTGCTGCTCCTGGCGGTCGGATGTCTGCAACCGCCCGCCCCGATCGAAGTGACGGGGCGGACGATGGGGACGACCTACTCGGTCAAATTCATCCCGCCGGACCGCGACTTCGACGCGAAGCCGCTGCAGCAGGAGATCGACAAACGGCTGGTCGAAATCAACCAGCAAATGTCGACCTATATCCCTGATTCGGAGCTCTCTCGCTTCAATCAAAGCAAAGCCGGCGATTGGTTTCCGGTCTCTCCGCAGTTGGCCGAAGTGGTTCAACTCGCCAAGCAGATCAACCACGAGAGCGGCGGCGCGTTTGACGTTACGGTTGGACCGCTGGTCAACCTCTGGAACTTCGGCCCCGATCATCATCCCGAACAAGTTCCCAGCGATGAGGCGATCGCCGCGGCGCTGGCCAATATCGGCGACGACAAGCTTGAAGTTCGCTTGGATCCGCCGGCCCTGAAAAAGTCGGTCGATGGTCTTTACGTCGATCTCTCGGCGATCGCCAAAGGGTACGGCGTCGATAAGATCGCCGAACTGATCGCCGAGTCGGGACGCAAATCGTACATGGTCGAGATCGGCGGCGAAGTTCGCGCCGCTGGCCAAAAGCCGGATGGCTCCCCCTGGCGGATCGCGATCGAAAAGCCGATCCCTGGCGCCCGCGCGATCCAGGAGGTGGTTGAACTGTCGAACCAATCGCTCGCCACGTCAGGCGATTACCGCAATTTCTTCGAGGTCGACGGCCAGACTTTTTCGCACACGATCGACCCGAAGACGGGGCGTCCGCTGGCTCATACGCTCGCTTCGGTCAGCGTGCTGCATCAAGACTGCGGTTCGGCCGACGCCCTGGCGACCACGCTCATGGTCTTGGGACCGGACCGTGGATACAATTGGGCCGAAGAGCAAAAGTTGGCCGTATTGTTTCTGATCCGGGACAAGGATGGGCCGGTCGTACGCCGCACGTCGTTGTGGCCTAATGCTGGAGAGTGACCTGTGCTAATCACCATCTTGATCGCCGTCGGCGTCTTCGCCATCGCACTCACCGGGATGGCCATCGGCGTCATTCTCAGCAACCGCAGCATCAAGGGAAGTTGCGGCGGCTTGAATAACTTCAAAGACTCAGTCGGCAACCCCATCTGCGACGCCTGCACCAATCCAAAGCCCGACTGCACCGGCAAAGGCCCCCGCCACGAAGCCGAACACTGCGATTCGCACCCGGCCGACGCCGAAAGCGACGAAGAACCGGTTCATTCGTAAGCCCGCAGCGCAAGCGCGCCCCATAGTAGCCCGCAGCGCAAGCGAGGGAAAAGCGGTCGGGAAGAAAAGCGGAAAGCGGAGAGCGGAAAGCGGCAAGAAGCAAAACACTAGCCCGAGGCGCAAGCCGAGGGAATGCGTCCGCAAGCCAAGTGCCAAGATCGAATTGCCAAAGATCGCCCGCTCGCGCTAGCTCGCGATTGACCCACATCGAGAATCAACCGACTGGACCGCAGCCCCCAATTTTTTTTCATCGCGTAGCGCATCTCCCGTAGGGTCCGCTGTGCGGACCGCCGACGCGTCAATCGACCTGGCCAATCTGTTATCGCTTCCCATGGTCCGCACAGCGGACCCTACGAGAGGAGTGGACTCGACCGCGTCTTTTTTTTCTTGGGCCGATTGGATCAATCGATACTTTGGATCGTAAAACCGTTTCTCGTCAACGATCTTCTCAATCTCCCCCGCCGCAACCATCCGGTCCCAACCGCGGGCGAACTTCGTGCCGTTCATGCCGCAGTTTTCGCGAACCCGCAGCTTCGTCGCATGCGCTTCGCCGAGGTCGGTCATCGCCAGGCGAATTCGGGACCGCATTCGTTGATCGAGCGCGGCGTCCTTTAATCGTTCCGCTTCATCTTGCAGCGTATCCGCCTCATGCACGATCGTCTTCCAGCTTCGCCCGTTCTTGGTCGTAGGGCAGGCCGTGCCTGCCGCTCTTGTTG is part of the Blastopirellula sediminis genome and harbors:
- a CDS encoding FAD:protein FMN transferase, coding for MTSAAKRKLEMTLGAAVLLLAVGCLQPPAPIEVTGRTMGTTYSVKFIPPDRDFDAKPLQQEIDKRLVEINQQMSTYIPDSELSRFNQSKAGDWFPVSPQLAEVVQLAKQINHESGGAFDVTVGPLVNLWNFGPDHHPEQVPSDEAIAAALANIGDDKLEVRLDPPALKKSVDGLYVDLSAIAKGYGVDKIAELIAESGRKSYMVEIGGEVRAAGQKPDGSPWRIAIEKPIPGARAIQEVVELSNQSLATSGDYRNFFEVDGQTFSHTIDPKTGRPLAHTLASVSVLHQDCGSADALATTLMVLGPDRGYNWAEEQKLAVLFLIRDKDGPVVRRTSLWPNAGE